One window of Gavia stellata isolate bGavSte3 chromosome Z, bGavSte3.hap2, whole genome shotgun sequence genomic DNA carries:
- the NOL6 gene encoding nucleolar protein 6, whose translation MAGSAEAAAKDREPPAGSGPRSGKRAAPAGAGALQPAKLSRAELYKPPTSEELSQLKETEDLFHSSLLRLQIEELLKEVTLKETKKKKIDAFLHEINSLLSAIPGTPETELTNQVWLPKGVKVPFLQVPFSVKGRFRFLPPAELKVVGSYLLGTCIKPEINVDVAVTMPREIFQDKDNLNQRYHRKRALYLAHIAQHFSKEKLFGSVKFAYMNSNHLKPILLLRPQGKDEKMVTVRLHACPAPGLFKPSRFYPSKNNVRTAWFMEQSTPREGATEPPTPHYNNSILCDTVLLSHLHFLSSAATDFPGMKDGLALLKVWLNQRQLSKGLGCFSGFLVSMLVAYLLMTRKIVKMMSGYQVLRSTLQFLATTDLSVRGISLAKDADTSLPVLDDFHQAFEVVFVDPSGLVNLCADMTASKYHQVQFEAKRSMEILDDRMVDGFQVLLMTAKPMLRAFDHVFHLKHVSKLQGACKKMQLLNELMDRGGNYVAAALPFIISLLARGLAGRALLVTHSLPQIPEWPIDAEPPKHKDVGPLTFGLLFVPEFAASMLEKGPQADHPEALDFRTFWGEKSELRRFQDGSICEAVVWEADTICQKRLIPEQIVRHLLKLHADIPESSICYTGALLESVIRTRQEASGTGEEAMVSVVCSYDDLSRKLWNLKGLPLTVTAVQGVHPALRYTDVFPPIPMKPIYSFHTRIRTKHLLLPSEDKPCPAYIAPLKIVCHMEGSGQWPQDKEAIKRIKAAFHLQLAELLQQQHQLVCRPAVTHTDVYKDGYVFRLQVAYHREPLILKEVVTPEGMLKYQDTEESRQLELETLHLPYLTSSLHGLQQQHPVFGSTCRLAKRWVSAQLLSDNISEECVDLLVAFLFLHPAPFTPPSSPQVGFLRFLNLLATFDWKNNPLIVNLNAGLTDTDCTEIKNKFVAARSRLPVMFIATPKDQWSSMWTQERPSAQILQRLLVLASESLRALEEQLMDPFNSQDLKMVFRPPLDFYDVLIHLKPNQIPRHLESVDQPLKSFFRGVVKNSAAVRILFPVVDYDPVQCYLQELRDAFSDLALFFYDKHGGEVIAVLWKPLSFQPQPFKVSSMKGRMVTSLNNELVCVPNVEAILEDFEVLGEGLVKSVEARTEKWTI comes from the exons ATGGCG GGCTCTGCGGAGGCGGCGGCAAAGGACCGCGAGCCTCCCGCCGGGAGCGGGCCGCGGAGCGGGAAGAGGgccgccccggccggggccggagccctGCAGCCGGCGAAGCTGAGCCGGGCCGAGCTCTACAAGCCGCCGACCAGCGAGGAGCTGAGCCAGCTGAAGGAGACGGAGGATCTCTTCCACTCCAGCCTGCTCCGCCTACAG ATCGAAGAGCTTCTGAAGGAGGTGACATTGAAGgagacgaagaagaagaagattgATGCCTTCCTCCATGAAATTAACAGCCTGCTGAGTGCCATCCCAGGGACCCCAGAAACTGAA CTTACCAACCAGGTCTGGCTCCCCAAGGGCGTGAAGGTCCCATTCCTGCAGGTGCCATTCAGCGTGAAGGGGAGATTCCGCTTCCTGCCCCCGGCTGAGCTGAAGGTGGTGGGCAGTTACCTGCTGGGCACCTGCATTAAGCCGGAGATCAACGTGGATGTGGCGGTGACCATGCCGCGG GAAATCTTCCAGGACAAAGATAACCTGAACCAGCGCTACCACCGGAAGAGAGCTCTGTACCTGGCCCACATTGCCCAGCACTTCTCCAAGGAGAAGCTCTTTGGCAGCGTGAAGTTTGCCTACATGAACAGCAACCATCTCAAGCCCATCCTGCTCCTGAGGCCTCAAG GCAAGGATGAGAAGATGGTCACTGTCCGACTGCATGCCTGTCCTGCCCCGGGTCTCTTCAAACCCAGTCGCTTCTATCCCAGCAAGAACAACGTCCGGACAGCCTGGTTCATGGAGCAGAGCACCCCCAGAGAAG GAGCCACTGAGCCCCCGACCCCTCACTACAACAACTCCATCCTCTGCGACACGGTGCTGCTCTCCCACTTGCACTTCTTGTCTAGTGCAGCCACCGACTTCCCGGGCATGAAGGATGGCCTGGCCCTTCTCAAAGTTTGGCTGAACCAGCGGCAGCTCAGCAAG GGCTTGGGGTGCTTCAGTGGCTTCTTGGTCTCCATGCTGGTTGCCTACCTGCTGATGACACGCAAGATCGTCAAGATGATGAGTGGGTACCAGGTGCTTAGGAGCACCCTGCAGTTCCTGG CCACCACTGACCTGAGTGTGAGGGGGATCAGCCTAGCGAAGGATGCAGATACCTCCCTG CCTGTCCTGGATGACTTCCACCAGGCATTTGAAGTGGTCTTTGTGGATCCCTCTGGGCTGGTGAACCTCTGCGCTGATATGACTGCCAGCAAATACCACCAG GTCCAGTTTGAAGCCAAGCGCTCCATGGAAATTTTGGATGATCGGATGGTGGATGGCTTTCAGGTGCTGCTCATGACTGCGAAGCCCATGCTCAGAGCTTTTGACCATGTCTTCCA CCTGAAGCATGTCTCCAAGCTGCAGGGTGCCTGCAAGAAGATGCAGCTGCTGAATGAGCTGATGGATCGGGGTGGGAACTACGTGGCTGCGGCCCTTCCCTTCATTATCTCGCTGCTGGCCCGTGGGCTGGCTGGGAGAGCGCTGCTCGTGACTCATTCCTTGCCCCAGATCCCCGAG TGGCCGATTGATGCTGAACCTCCAAAACACAAGGATGTTGGGCCCCTGACGTTTGGGCTCCTGTTTGTCCCCGAGTTTGCTGCCAGCATGCTGGAGAAGGGACCACAGGCAGATCACCCTGAG GCCCTGGACTTCCGGACCTTCTGGGGGGAGAAATCAGAGTTACGGCGGTTCCAGGATGGCAGCATCTGCGAGGCAGTGGTGTGGGAGGCTGATACCATCTGCCAGAAACGTCTCATTCCTGAGCAGATCGTCAGGCACCTGCTGAAGCT CCATGCGGACATTCCCGAATCCTCCATCTGCTACACGGGAGCCCTGCTGGAGTCTGTGATCAGGACTAGGCAAGAG GCGTCGGGAACGGGCGAGGAGGCCATGGTCAGCGTTGTCTGCTCCTACGATGACCTGAGTCGCAAGCTGTGGAACCTGAAGGGGCTGCCGCTGACGGTGACGGCTGTACAGGGTGTCCATCCAGCCCTCCGGTACACGGAT GTCTTCCCTCCCATTCCCATGAAGCCGATTTATTCCTTCCATACCCGAATCAGGACTAAGCACTTGCTGCTTCCCTCGGAGGACAAGCCCTGCCCAGCCTACATAGCCCCTTTGAAGA TCGTCTGCCACATGGAAGGCAGCGGCCAGTGGCCGCAGGACAAAGAAGCCATCAAGCGCATCAAGGCAGCTTTCCATCTCCAGCTGGCtgagctcctccagcagcagcaccagctggTTTGCAGACCTGCAGTCACCCACACTGATGTGTACAAG GACGGCTACGTTTTCCGTCTCCAAGTAGCCTACCACCGGGAGCCCCTGATCTTGAAGGAAGTGGTCACCCCAGAAGGGATGCTGAAGTACCAGGACACAGAGGAGTCTcggcagctggagctggagacGTTGCATCTGCCCTATCTaaccagctccctgcatgg gctccagcagcagcaccccgTCTTTGGCAGCACTTGCCGGCTGGCCAAGCGCTGGGTCAGCGCCCAGCTCCTGAGCGACAACATCTCTGAGGAGTGTGTGGACCTCCTTGTGGcattcctcttcctccacccgGCCCCCTTCACGCCGCCCAG CTCTCCCCAGGTGGGGTTCCtgcgcttcctcaacctgctggcaactTTTGACTGGAAAAACAACCCTCTGATTGTCAACCTGAACGCTGGCCTCACAG ATACTGACTGCACAGAGATCAAGAACAAGTTTGTGGCCGCTCGCTCTCGCCTCCCCGTCATGTTCATCGCCACCCCCAAAGACCAGTGGAGCTCCATGTGGACCCAAGAGCGACCTTCAGCACAG atCCTGCAGCGCCTTCTCGTGCTGGCCTCAGAGTCTCTCCGGGCCCTGGAGGAGCAGCTCATGGACCCGTTCAACAGCCAGGATTTGAAG aTGGTTTTCCGCCCTCCTTTGGACTTCTACGATGTCCTAATCCACCTGAAGCCAAACCAGATTCCTCGGCATCTGGAGAGCGTGGACCAGCCATTAAAGTCATTTTTCCGTGGCGTGGTGAAGAACAGCGCTGCAGTGAGGATCCTCTTTCCTGTGGTGGATTATGACCCTGTACAGTGCTACCTCCAGGAGCTGAGA